The following is a genomic window from Theobroma cacao cultivar B97-61/B2 chromosome 10, Criollo_cocoa_genome_V2, whole genome shotgun sequence.
GCTAATTTTGGACAAAGATGTGATGTATTATTAGGCACGGATTTGGACAAAGTTCAGCTGTGAGCATTGTTGAAATACCTCTCCTACAATCTTGGACATCCCCAAATCCGGGATCATGCTGCATTTGgggcttttttatttttaacttatttgtaatgtttttcttttttccatgcCACTTAGCTTTGGCATATAGCATTAAAATTGCataccttttttttatatataaaaaaaaattctcaattcTTGTGTGATCATATGGTAAATTTAGTTGTGTTTACATGTAACGAAGTTTGGTTTTGGCAATAAAACTGATGTTATCTTAGTCCTATTTTGTATGTAGTAAAAATACCCCAGGCAAAGTGAAATTGTGTTTCACTAGGAAGGAAACACAACAATACATCGTAGAAGTCTGATTCGTTCTATGCATGCAATCATGCATAACCATCTAGCTAAGCTGTGGGCTGCAGAATTAAAGGATCTAAGACACTGTTTGAAACCCAAAGTAGTATATTAATCAGACTTTAGTAAACAGCTAACAAAGCAATCACCCTTGCCGCTCGAGCCTATACGGTCCTCTGTATATTGCCTGTGCCCATCATCGACATTGTTCATTTGGGCCCTGCGTGCCAAATTGCAGCCAAggatattttaaaagaaagggACATTTCGTTAGGAAACCACTTTGCCCTTTCCCTTGAGCGTTTTGGCGACCTACGAAGACTTTTAAATGGTGCAAGTCAATCAGCTTTTGTTAATTCTTTGCATGGTATAAGTTTAGCCACATGGGCATGTATCTTGCTATGGCTACTAACAGTGAAAGTCGGTAGTCAATCGAATTCATTTTGATGGCTACGCAAGAATAATCGGCCCCATTAAGAGACTTTAGAATTCATGAATTCACACTTCGCaattaaaaagtgaaaatCCACAGCTAAAATCAATCGACAAGGGGCAAGGGCCCTAGCTATAGTGCCACAGTTGGACAAAGTCAAATAGTCAAAAcgaaattatattttaaatctgAAAGTCGTTAAAAACGTGATTTCCCAATACTAAAAGTTGGGTACGTGCCTAATAAATTGGTGCAACTTGGCCAAGTAGGTGAAGGGAATGTTGTCTGCATATTTGCAGCCAAGAAATTCATGGCCAAGTGTTTTCCATTTCTGCttctcattttattatttttcacttcGCTTCAGTTTACATCATCAGCTTTTCCTGTTCTAAGGCAAGGCTCGTCTTTGTCCGTGGAGAATCCAGATGACGTTTTAGTCTCGCCAAGCGGTATATTCTCTGCTGGTTTTTACCCCGTTGGCCATAACGCTTATTGCTTTTCCATCTGGTTCAGCAAGCCTTGTCATGATGGTAGCCACACAATAGTTTGGATGGCAAATCGGGATACACCTGTTAATGGAAGGCGCTCAAAGCTCTCCATACTGAAAACTGGGAATATTATCTTAACTGATGCGGGAGAATTCATAATCTGGACGAGCAACAACACAGACTCAGGGTCCTGGTCACAGTTAAATCTCCTTGATTCAGGTAATCTTGTTCTCCAAACTCCTGCGAATGTTACTCTTTGGCAAAGCTTTGGTTCACCAACAGATACTCTTCTCCCTGAACAACCACTCACTAGATACGAAAGGCTTGTATCAGCCCAAAGCCAAAGTAACTATTCTTCAGGTTACTACAAGCTGATATATGACTACAATAACGTTCTGCGTCTTGTATTGGATGGTCCGGAAACGTCCAGCATCTACTGGCCGGATTCAACCATCCTGGACTAccaacaaggaagaacaagataCAATGACAGCAAAATTGCAGTGTTTGACTCTGCAggttatttttcatcttctgACAAAGTAGAGTTCCGGTCAAATGATTTTGGTAGAGGACCATGGAGAAGATTGACACTTGATTTTGATGGTAACCTTAGATTATACACACTTGAAGATCAAAAAGGTGTTTGGTCTGTAACATGGCAAGCTATGTCTAATTCCTGCAGAATACACGGAGCTTGTGGACCAAATAGTATATGTAGCTACGATCCAAGTTCAGGCCCAAAGTGCTCTTGCCTACCGGGATTCAAGATGAAAAACCAGGCAGACTGGAAAGATGGGTGCGAACCAGAATTTGACCTTTCATGCAGCAAGCATGATGTCAACTTTGTCAAACTCCGtcatgttaatttttttggcTACCATTACGATATCTACCGTAATTATACCTTAGAGGCCTGTGCCAAGGCTTGCTTGGATTCGTGTTGCATAGCCTTTCAATACAGATATTTCCAAAATGATGGTGCTTATCGCTGTTATCCAAAATGGGAACTGCGAAATGGATATCAGTACTCTAGCTACAACGGAACCTTGTATCTGAAACTCCCAAAATCATTCACTTACGACGAACCTGTTGAggaattcaaattaaattgcTCGAGCAATCAGACAAAACAGCTAGAAAGGGTTTATCATAAGAAAACTGGAAATGGATTattaaagattttgatttggtGCGCTTCTGTAATTGGACTGATTGAGATTATCTGCATCTTTCTGGTGTTCCGTTTCTTGTATAAAACCCAGCGAAGTTCTGATGCAGCAACATGCGGCTACCTTGTTGTTGCATCTGGATTCAAAAAATTCACCTATGATGAGTTGAAAAAGGCAACACGGTGTTTCAGTGAAGAGATTGGACGAGGAGGAGTTGGGGTGGTTTACAAGGGAGTTTTGTCTGATCAACGAGTTGCAGCAATTAAGCGACTCAATATTGAAGCTAAtcaaggagaagaagaatttcTTGCAGAAATAAGCACCATAGGGAGGCTTAACCACATGAACTTAATTGAGATGTGGGGACACTGCGCAGAGGGCAAGCATAGGCTTCTTGTGTATGAGTACATGGAAAATGGATCATTAGCAAAGAACCTCATGTCTAATTCACTTGATTGGGAGAAGAGGTTCCAAATTGCGGTAGGCACAGCAAAAGGCCTAGCTTATTTGCATGAAGAGTGCCTAGA
Proteins encoded in this region:
- the LOC18586744 gene encoding putative receptor protein kinase ZmPK1, with translation MVGYVPNKLVQLGQVGEGNVVCIFAAKKFMAKCFPFLLLILLFFTSLQFTSSAFPVLRQGSSLSVENPDDVLVSPSGIFSAGFYPVGHNAYCFSIWFSKPCHDGSHTIVWMANRDTPVNGRRSKLSILKTGNIILTDAGEFIIWTSNNTDSGSWSQLNLLDSGNLVLQTPANVTLWQSFGSPTDTLLPEQPLTRYERLVSAQSQSNYSSGYYKLIYDYNNVLRLVLDGPETSSIYWPDSTILDYQQGRTRYNDSKIAVFDSAGYFSSSDKVEFRSNDFGRGPWRRLTLDFDGNLRLYTLEDQKGVWSVTWQAMSNSCRIHGACGPNSICSYDPSSGPKCSCLPGFKMKNQADWKDGCEPEFDLSCSKHDVNFVKLRHVNFFGYHYDIYRNYTLEACAKACLDSCCIAFQYRYFQNDGAYRCYPKWELRNGYQYSSYNGTLYLKLPKSFTYDEPVEEFKLNCSSNQTKQLERVYHKKTGNGLLKILIWCASVIGLIEIICIFLVFRFLYKTQRSSDAATCGYLVVASGFKKFTYDELKKATRCFSEEIGRGGVGVVYKGVLSDQRVAAIKRLNIEANQGEEEFLAEISTIGRLNHMNLIEMWGHCAEGKHRLLVYEYMENGSLAKNLMSNSLDWEKRFQIAVGTAKGLAYLHEECLEWVLHCDVKPQNILLDSNYHPKVADFALSKLLNRNSLKSSSFSKVRGTRGYMAPEWVYNQPITSKVDVYSYGIVLLEMLTGRNPAIGVPDFKTSGEVWHQKLQEWVKGKKNGTAATSSWVDDLIDPAIGYDYDRNKLENLLEVAIKCTETNRHARPSMSQVVQMLLGDKIDP